One region of Bosea sp. 29B genomic DNA includes:
- a CDS encoding TetR/AcrR family transcriptional regulator, with protein MPRPTKQSPERGNARIRLLEAARDVIRAKGFAATSVDELCRAADVTKGAFFHHFASKEALGVAAAEFWTQEVTPFFAAAPYHQPAEALDRVLAYVAFRKAIIAGDLYEFTCLVGTMAQEVHASAPDIRDACGRSIFGHAATLEADIEQARRDHGITTTGWTAESLARHTQAVLQGGFVLAKAGNDPDLARESLDHLDRYIRHLFHVAEKRAA; from the coding sequence ATGCCACGCCCCACCAAACAGTCCCCTGAACGCGGCAATGCCCGCATCCGCCTGCTCGAAGCGGCGCGCGACGTCATCCGCGCCAAGGGCTTCGCCGCCACCAGCGTCGACGAGCTCTGCCGCGCCGCCGATGTCACCAAAGGCGCCTTCTTCCATCATTTCGCCAGCAAGGAGGCGCTCGGCGTCGCCGCTGCCGAGTTCTGGACGCAGGAAGTCACGCCCTTCTTCGCGGCCGCGCCTTATCATCAGCCGGCCGAGGCCCTCGACCGCGTCCTCGCCTATGTCGCCTTCCGCAAGGCGATCATCGCCGGAGACCTCTACGAGTTCACCTGCCTGGTCGGGACGATGGCGCAAGAGGTCCATGCCAGCGCACCCGACATCCGCGACGCCTGCGGCCGCAGCATCTTCGGCCATGCCGCGACGCTGGAGGCCGATATCGAGCAGGCGCGCCGCGACCACGGCATCACCACGACCGGGTGGACGGCTGAAAGCCTCGCCCGGCACACCCAGGCCGTGCTGCAGGGCGGCTTCGTCCTCGCCAAGGCCGGCAATGATCCCGATCTGGCGCGCGAAAGCCTCGATCATCTCGATCGCTACATCCGCCATCTCTTCCACGTCGCCGAGAAGCGCGCAGCATGA
- a CDS encoding helix-turn-helix domain-containing protein — MLDLDVIDDPVRAAVALDPVKRRILAELSEPASAAALAGRVGLTRQKVNYHLRALEEHQLVAPAGERHWGGLTERLLVASAASFVVSPAALGSLGADPERNRDRLSASYLIALAARIVREVGGLWNEARRQEKRLATLSLDSVIRFRSAAERAAFTRELSEAVAGLAARYHDESAPGGRSHRLVVCAYPAPEATNS; from the coding sequence ATGCTTGACCTCGATGTCATCGACGATCCCGTTCGCGCCGCCGTGGCGCTCGATCCAGTCAAGCGCCGGATTCTGGCCGAATTGTCGGAGCCGGCCTCGGCGGCGGCGCTCGCTGGGCGGGTCGGACTGACGCGGCAGAAGGTCAACTACCATTTGCGTGCGCTTGAGGAGCACCAGCTGGTCGCGCCGGCGGGCGAGCGGCACTGGGGCGGGCTGACCGAGCGCTTGCTGGTGGCGAGCGCCGCGTCCTTCGTCGTCTCGCCGGCGGCGCTGGGTTCGCTCGGGGCCGATCCCGAGCGCAACCGCGACCGGCTCTCGGCGAGCTACCTGATCGCGCTCGCAGCCAGGATCGTGCGCGAGGTCGGGGGGCTCTGGAACGAGGCACGCCGGCAGGAGAAGCGGTTGGCCACGCTCTCGCTCGACAGTGTCATCCGCTTTCGCTCGGCGGCCGAGCGTGCCGCCTTCACCCGCGAGCTGAGCGAGGCCGTGGCCGGGCTCGCCGCTCGCTATCACGACGAGAGTGCGCCCGGCGGGCGCTCGCATCGCCTCGTGGTCTGCGCCTATCCGGCGCCCGAGGCGACCAATTCCTGA
- the tam gene encoding trans-aconitate 2-methyltransferase — MTGKVDWDANQYLRFEDERTRPPLDLIQRVRLADPQLCIDLGCGPGNSTELVAARFPNAAVEGLDSSPDMLEKARKRLPQLSFTLADLESWSAQGRYDLIFANAALQWIPDHPALFARLAGSLAPGGVLAVQMPNNLSEPSHVSMDEAAAEGPWAARLANARASKAVIGSFSDYRRWLMEAGCEVDIWQTTYVHALAGHDAIVEWFKSTGLKPYIDPLPVDEREAFLASYREKIAKAYPIEPDGKVLLRFPRLFILATRT; from the coding sequence ATGACGGGCAAGGTCGACTGGGATGCGAACCAGTATCTGCGCTTCGAGGACGAGCGGACGCGCCCGCCGCTCGACCTGATCCAGCGGGTTCGCCTTGCCGATCCGCAGCTTTGCATCGATCTCGGCTGCGGGCCGGGCAACAGCACCGAGCTGGTCGCCGCACGCTTCCCGAACGCGGCGGTCGAGGGCTTGGATTCTTCGCCGGACATGCTGGAGAAGGCGCGCAAGCGCCTGCCGCAGCTGTCCTTCACCCTGGCCGATCTGGAGAGCTGGTCGGCGCAGGGGCGCTACGATCTGATCTTCGCCAATGCGGCGCTGCAATGGATTCCAGACCATCCGGCCCTGTTCGCCCGATTGGCCGGGTCGCTGGCGCCGGGCGGGGTGCTCGCGGTGCAGATGCCGAACAATCTCAGCGAGCCCTCGCATGTCTCGATGGACGAGGCCGCGGCCGAAGGGCCGTGGGCGGCTCGCCTCGCCAATGCGCGGGCGTCGAAGGCGGTGATCGGCTCGTTCTCGGATTACCGGCGCTGGCTGATGGAGGCCGGCTGCGAGGTCGACATCTGGCAGACGACCTATGTCCATGCGCTCGCCGGGCACGACGCGATCGTCGAGTGGTTCAAGAGCACGGGCCTGAAGCCCTATATCGACCCGCTGCCGGTCGATGAGCGCGAGGCGTTCCTCGCCAGCTATCGCGAGAAGATCGCCAAGGCTTATCCGATCGAGCCTGACGGCAAGGTGCTGCTGCGCTTCCCGCGCCTGTTCATCCTGGCCACGCGGACCTGA
- a CDS encoding Na+/H+ antiporter yields MQTFTFILILVMAVVASQPLTRLLRVIPLPIIQIALGAALAWPTAGFHPHIEPELFLLLFIAPLLFADAWEAPKREYRKLLRPILSLAFGLVFFTTLFCGLALHWLVPSMPLPVAFALAAVLSPTDAVAVSAIVDKETVPKNLMHILEGESLLNDASGLVIFRFAAAAALTGSFSLWQTSLAFLLAVAGGVAAGLLAVVVVSWALKLLAKFDRIAPEAQVLIVMFLPFAAFLAAEAIHASGVLAAVVAGLTVGRTRTANQLSVSAYMLAHSFWTMLAFLLNGAIFVLLGLQLPAIIRTVPPALIDTHWLWQPLGIIVALTLCLILLRFIWITVAIALSRVISRRLRLEQFHTTLRTRLAGSVAGVRGAVTLAGVLSFPVLALDGSPFPGRDVAIFLAAGVILLWLAIASLGLPPIVRGLAAGHGAIHATELRRARITATEAAIARLEGVAHRGGTDGAATVDQAVAEGLIATYRRRLALLDDGQTPREEAVALQRSESTLRQTALAAEREALRGLLRSGEIDDTTFNALAHELVLHDVLAESKARSH; encoded by the coding sequence ATGCAGACCTTCACCTTCATCCTGATCCTGGTCATGGCCGTGGTGGCCTCGCAGCCGCTGACCCGGCTGCTCAGGGTCATCCCGCTGCCGATCATCCAGATCGCGCTCGGCGCCGCCCTCGCCTGGCCGACCGCCGGCTTCCATCCTCATATCGAGCCGGAGCTATTCCTCCTGCTCTTCATCGCCCCGTTGCTCTTCGCCGACGCCTGGGAGGCGCCGAAGCGCGAATACCGCAAGCTGCTCCGGCCGATCCTGTCGCTCGCCTTCGGCCTGGTCTTCTTCACCACGCTTTTCTGCGGGCTCGCTCTGCACTGGCTGGTGCCGTCCATGCCGCTGCCGGTCGCTTTTGCACTCGCCGCCGTGCTCTCGCCAACCGATGCGGTCGCCGTCTCCGCCATCGTCGACAAGGAGACCGTGCCGAAGAATCTGATGCACATTCTCGAAGGGGAATCCCTGCTCAACGATGCATCAGGCCTGGTGATTTTCCGCTTCGCCGCCGCGGCTGCCCTGACCGGCAGCTTCTCGCTCTGGCAGACCTCGCTCGCCTTCCTCCTGGCCGTCGCCGGCGGCGTCGCCGCGGGTTTGCTCGCGGTCGTCGTCGTGTCCTGGGCGCTGAAGCTGCTGGCGAAGTTCGACCGGATCGCGCCGGAAGCGCAGGTGCTGATCGTGATGTTCCTGCCCTTCGCTGCCTTCCTGGCCGCGGAAGCCATCCATGCTTCCGGCGTGCTCGCTGCCGTCGTCGCCGGCCTGACGGTCGGACGCACGCGCACCGCCAACCAGCTCAGCGTCTCCGCCTATATGCTGGCCCACTCCTTCTGGACGATGCTCGCCTTTCTCCTCAATGGCGCGATCTTCGTGCTGCTCGGCCTGCAATTGCCGGCGATCATCCGCACCGTCCCGCCGGCACTCATTGATACGCACTGGCTCTGGCAGCCGCTCGGTATCATCGTCGCACTGACGCTCTGCCTGATCCTGCTGCGCTTTATCTGGATCACGGTCGCCATCGCGCTGAGCCGCGTCATCAGCCGGCGCCTACGCCTGGAGCAATTCCACACCACGCTGCGCACGCGGCTGGCCGGTTCGGTCGCCGGCGTGCGCGGCGCGGTCACGCTCGCCGGCGTGCTGTCATTCCCGGTGCTGGCGCTCGACGGCTCGCCCTTCCCCGGGCGCGACGTCGCGATCTTCCTGGCCGCTGGCGTGATCCTGCTCTGGCTGGCGATCGCCAGCCTCGGCCTGCCGCCGATCGTGCGCGGGCTGGCGGCCGGCCATGGCGCCATCCACGCCACCGAATTGCGGCGGGCGCGGATCACGGCGACCGAAGCTGCGATCGCGCGACTGGAGGGCGTCGCCCATCGCGGCGGCACCGATGGCGCCGCGACCGTCGACCAGGCCGTGGCGGAGGGGCTGATCGCGACCTATCGGCGCCGCCTTGCTTTACTCGACGACGGCCAGACGCCGCGCGAGGAGGCCGTGGCGCTGCAGCGCTCGGAAAGCACCCTGCGGCAGACTGCCTTGGCGGCGGAGCGCGAGGCCTTGCGCGGCCTGCTCAGGAGCGGCGAGATCGACGATACGACCTTCAACGCGCTGGCGCACGAGCTCGTCCTGCACGACGTGCTCGCCGAGTCGAAAGCAAGGTCGCACTGA
- a CDS encoding SRPBCC domain-containing protein has product MPIKKDGTGKRWVEMEVLVPGTPEQVWQAMATGPGNAAWFTRTTIEERVGGKLSFNFGPEMSSTGEINLWEPPHRFGYTEYEWGEKAPPIATEITITSRSGGQCLVRMVHSLFASSDDWDDQVEGFEGGWPSFFAVLRLYLSHFVGLKGASFQAMRVTEGEHLAVWTELTETLGLAGANVGERRELAAVPQAFAGTIEQTEQNRKQRHVLLRSDDGVALIGSYQMGGKVNVSASLFFYGDDADKRVAENEPRWQAWLKDTFVSAG; this is encoded by the coding sequence ATGCCGATCAAGAAGGATGGAACCGGCAAGCGCTGGGTCGAGATGGAAGTGCTTGTTCCCGGTACGCCCGAGCAGGTCTGGCAGGCGATGGCGACCGGGCCGGGCAATGCCGCCTGGTTCACCCGCACCACGATCGAGGAACGGGTCGGCGGCAAGCTCAGCTTTAATTTCGGGCCGGAGATGAGCTCGACCGGCGAGATCAACCTCTGGGAGCCGCCGCACCGCTTCGGCTACACCGAGTACGAATGGGGCGAGAAGGCCCCGCCGATCGCGACCGAGATCACCATCACCAGCCGCTCCGGCGGCCAATGCCTGGTCAGGATGGTGCACTCGCTCTTTGCCTCGAGCGATGACTGGGACGATCAGGTCGAAGGGTTCGAAGGCGGCTGGCCCAGCTTCTTCGCGGTGCTGCGGCTGTATCTCAGCCATTTTGTCGGTCTGAAAGGCGCTTCCTTCCAGGCGATGCGGGTGACCGAAGGCGAGCATCTCGCCGTATGGACGGAGCTGACCGAGACGCTTGGCCTTGCCGGAGCCAATGTTGGTGAGCGGCGCGAACTGGCGGCCGTGCCGCAAGCCTTCGCCGGCACGATCGAGCAGACCGAGCAGAACCGGAAGCAGCGCCATGTGCTGCTGCGCTCAGATGACGGTGTCGCGCTGATCGGCAGCTACCAGATGGGCGGTAAGGTCAATGTCAGCGCCAGCCTGTTCTTCTATGGCGACGATGCCGACAAACGTGTCGCCGAGAACGAGCCGAGATGGCAGGCCTGGCTCAAGGATACCTTCGTCTCGGCAGGTTGA
- a CDS encoding 3-keto-5-aminohexanoate cleavage protein, whose product MAKNRKVIITCAVTGAIHTPSMSPYLPVTPEEIIDAAVGAAEAGAALVHVHARNPKTGQPDQSPEAFEPFLKVIKQRSNCVINITTGGAPTMLVEERLQPCAHFKPEVASLNMGSMNFGLYPMLNRFKEFKHDWERPYLEGSNDRVFKNTFKDIENILTTCAENGTRFEIECYDIGHLYTLAHFVDRGLVKPPFFVQSVFGLLGGIGPHPEDVAHMKRTADRLFGDDYHWSVLGAGRHQLPIAAMAVAMGGNLRVGLEDSLWLGPGQLAKSNADQVRAARKIIEGLGLEIATPDDAREQLQLKGADKVAF is encoded by the coding sequence ATGGCCAAGAACCGCAAAGTCATCATCACCTGCGCCGTCACCGGCGCGATCCACACCCCCTCGATGTCGCCCTATCTGCCGGTGACTCCGGAGGAGATCATCGACGCCGCCGTCGGCGCGGCCGAGGCCGGCGCAGCGCTGGTCCATGTCCATGCCCGCAACCCCAAGACCGGCCAGCCCGACCAGTCGCCGGAAGCGTTCGAGCCCTTCCTCAAGGTGATCAAGCAGCGCTCGAACTGCGTCATCAACATCACCACCGGCGGCGCCCCGACCATGCTGGTCGAGGAGCGGCTGCAGCCCTGCGCCCATTTCAAGCCCGAGGTCGCCTCGCTCAACATGGGCTCGATGAATTTCGGGCTCTACCCGATGCTGAACCGCTTCAAGGAGTTCAAGCATGACTGGGAGCGGCCCTATCTGGAAGGCTCGAACGACCGCGTCTTCAAGAACACCTTCAAGGACATCGAGAACATCCTGACGACGTGCGCCGAGAACGGCACGCGCTTCGAGATCGAGTGCTACGACATCGGCCATCTCTATACGCTGGCGCATTTCGTCGATCGCGGGCTGGTCAAGCCGCCCTTCTTCGTCCAGTCGGTCTTCGGCCTGCTCGGCGGCATCGGCCCGCATCCCGAGGATGTCGCGCATATGAAGCGCACGGCCGACCGGCTCTTCGGCGACGACTATCACTGGTCGGTGCTCGGCGCCGGCCGCCACCAGCTTCCGATCGCGGCGATGGCGGTCGCGATGGGCGGCAATTTGCGCGTCGGCCTCGAGGATTCGCTCTGGCTCGGCCCGGGCCAGCTCGCCAAGTCGAACGCCGACCAGGTCCGCGCCGCGCGCAAGATCATCGAGGGCCTCGGCCTGGAGATCGCCACCCCGGACGATGCCCGCGAGCAGCTCCAGCTCAAGGGCGCCGACAAGGTCGCGTTCTGA
- a CDS encoding 3-hydroxyacyl-CoA dehydrogenase yields MTKIAIVGSGLIGRAWATVFASHGFEVALHDVKPEAAKAARSHIGKNLKELAGHGLVDDPQGSLARIRVAKDLADALKGVALVQENGPETVEAKRELFAQMDALAPASAILASSTSFIMASTFSEELKGRARCLVAHPVNPPHLVPIVELAPAPWTDPKVVAKAKRIYEQAGQVAITLRKEKPGFVLNRLQAVLLAEAFRLVGEGVASAEDVDKTIRDGLGLRWSFMGPFETIELNAPGGIPDYCSRYSDSLDRMVKSSEGLGNPFKPETVAEVMREWRGAQEAGRVKRLSDWRDSRLAALQAHKRAAKRKPA; encoded by the coding sequence ATGACCAAGATCGCCATCGTCGGCTCGGGCCTGATCGGCCGCGCCTGGGCCACCGTCTTTGCCAGCCATGGCTTCGAGGTCGCGCTGCACGATGTGAAGCCGGAGGCGGCCAAGGCCGCCCGCAGCCATATCGGCAAGAACCTCAAGGAGCTCGCCGGCCACGGCCTGGTCGATGATCCCCAGGGCTCGCTCGCCCGCATCCGCGTCGCCAAGGACCTCGCAGATGCGCTGAAGGGCGTCGCGCTGGTGCAGGAGAACGGGCCGGAGACGGTCGAAGCCAAGCGCGAGCTGTTCGCGCAGATGGACGCGCTGGCGCCGGCCTCGGCGATCCTGGCCTCCTCGACCTCCTTCATCATGGCCTCGACCTTCTCGGAGGAGCTGAAGGGCCGGGCCCGCTGCCTCGTCGCCCATCCGGTCAACCCGCCGCATCTGGTGCCGATCGTCGAGCTCGCGCCGGCGCCCTGGACCGATCCCAAGGTCGTCGCCAAGGCCAAGCGCATCTATGAGCAGGCCGGGCAGGTCGCCATCACCTTGCGTAAGGAAAAGCCCGGCTTCGTGCTCAACCGCCTGCAGGCGGTGCTGCTGGCCGAGGCCTTCCGCCTCGTCGGCGAAGGCGTCGCCAGCGCCGAGGATGTCGACAAGACCATCCGCGACGGGCTCGGCCTGCGCTGGTCGTTCATGGGCCCGTTCGAGACGATCGAGCTCAATGCGCCCGGCGGGATCCCCGACTATTGTTCGCGCTATTCCGACTCGCTCGACCGCATGGTCAAATCCTCGGAAGGGCTCGGCAACCCGTTCAAGCCCGAGACGGTCGCCGAGGTCATGCGCGAATGGCGCGGCGCGCAGGAAGCCGGCCGCGTCAAGCGCCTCAGCGACTGGCGCGACAGCCGCCTCGCCGCTTTGCAGGCGCATAAGCGCGCCGCGAAGCGCAAGCCGGCGTGA
- a CDS encoding aminotransferase class I/II-fold pyridoxal phosphate-dependent enzyme, translating to MNAHVPARRVIERRRGGRILLDGVDTIMLGANDYLGLSTDERVLAATNEALRLYGSGTGIYPVFATTPLHEALAENLASFLGVEAVVLFSSGGSANGGVLTTLVGAGDVIISDRLNHASIIDGCRLSRAEVETYENRNIAGLRRALEGTRRAKRRLIVTDGIFSMEGGAAPLPEIQALAREFDALLMIDEAHATGVVGPGGAGTAPLCGLTNGAPDMLLTGSLSKALGGASGGFVAGPRALVEKLKTQSRSWIFTMGMTTANAATALTALKICRNDPGPCERLWRNVAHLREALRFYALACHDSDSAITAVKIGGEERARAMTTRLTRAGVFAPAVSFPIVAQGEARLRLQVSAAHETAELDEAAAALATAFAETG from the coding sequence ATGAACGCGCATGTCCCCGCCCGCAGGGTGATCGAGCGCCGCCGCGGCGGGCGCATCCTGCTCGACGGCGTCGACACGATCATGCTCGGCGCCAACGACTATCTCGGCCTCTCGACCGATGAGCGTGTGTTGGCGGCGACCAACGAGGCCTTGCGGCTCTACGGCAGCGGTACGGGAATCTACCCGGTCTTCGCGACGACGCCATTGCACGAGGCGCTGGCGGAGAACCTCGCCTCCTTCCTCGGCGTCGAGGCGGTGGTGCTGTTCTCCTCCGGCGGTAGCGCCAATGGCGGGGTGCTGACGACATTGGTCGGCGCCGGCGACGTCATCATCTCCGACCGGCTGAACCATGCCAGCATCATCGATGGCTGCCGGCTCAGCCGGGCCGAGGTCGAGACCTATGAGAACCGCAACATCGCTGGTCTGCGGCGGGCGCTGGAAGGGACGAGGCGGGCTAAGCGCCGGCTGATCGTCACCGACGGCATCTTCAGCATGGAGGGCGGCGCGGCGCCGCTACCGGAGATCCAGGCGCTGGCGCGCGAGTTCGATGCGCTGCTGATGATCGACGAGGCGCATGCGACCGGCGTGGTCGGGCCGGGTGGCGCCGGCACCGCGCCGCTCTGCGGCCTTACCAATGGTGCGCCCGACATGCTGCTGACCGGCTCGTTGTCGAAGGCGCTGGGCGGGGCGAGCGGCGGCTTTGTCGCCGGCCCGCGCGCGCTGGTCGAGAAGCTCAAGACGCAATCGCGCAGCTGGATCTTCACCATGGGGATGACGACGGCGAACGCCGCGACGGCGCTGACGGCCCTGAAGATCTGCCGTAATGACCCCGGCCCGTGCGAGCGGCTCTGGCGCAATGTCGCTCACTTACGCGAGGCGCTGCGCTTCTATGCTCTCGCCTGCCACGACAGCGACAGCGCCATCACCGCCGTGAAGATCGGCGGCGAGGAGCGGGCGCGGGCGATGACCACGCGGCTGACACGGGCCGGCGTCTTCGCCCCGGCGGTGTCCTTTCCGATCGTGGCGCAAGGCGAGGCGCGGCTGCGTCTGCAGGTCAGCGCCGCGCATGAGACGGCCGAGCTCGACGAGGCGGCCGCCGCGCTGGCGACGGCGTTCGCCGAGACGGGTTGA
- a CDS encoding DUF6151 family protein has translation MSQSMTIGCACGHTRLRVQGAPILVSECLCDSCRAAAARLAKLPGGSDILTSYGATPSAEYRKDRVEIVAGAENLREFRLKPDAGSRRVVATCCNTPVFLEMKGAHWLSLYTHLWPEDARPKPELRTMTGDLPDASALPADIPNLKTHTVSFYAKLLGAWIAMGFRNPTITTAGTIDA, from the coding sequence ATGAGCCAGTCCATGACGATCGGCTGCGCCTGCGGCCATACCCGACTGAGGGTCCAGGGCGCCCCCATCCTCGTTTCGGAATGCCTGTGCGACAGCTGCCGGGCCGCCGCGGCGCGGCTCGCCAAGCTGCCCGGCGGCAGCGACATCCTCACCTCATATGGCGCGACGCCGTCGGCCGAGTACCGCAAGGACCGGGTCGAGATCGTTGCGGGCGCGGAGAACCTGCGCGAGTTCCGGCTGAAGCCCGATGCCGGCTCGCGCCGCGTCGTCGCGACCTGCTGCAACACGCCGGTCTTCCTTGAGATGAAGGGCGCGCATTGGCTCAGCCTCTACACGCATCTCTGGCCTGAAGACGCCCGGCCGAAGCCGGAATTGCGGACCATGACGGGCGACCTGCCCGACGCCTCCGCCCTGCCGGCCGACATCCCGAACCTCAAGACCCACACGGTATCCTTCTACGCCAAGCTGCTCGGCGCCTGGATCGCCATGGGCTTCCGCAATCCGACAATCACGACAGCGGGGACGATCGATGCCTGA
- a CDS encoding LysR substrate-binding domain-containing protein, with the protein MIEPQQRLPSLNALRAFEAAARHLNFRAAADELGVTQGAVAQHVRGLETELRLKLFERQPRQLALTSAGRSYATHVARAFALLAEATDTLRPQPLRLTISATPSIAAKWLVPRLPNFTAAHPQLELNILASDALANFQSDGVDIAIRQGRPPFGPGLTADLLFEHEIVAICQPALCPSEDELARLPLLRDGHDLWPEFFERALGRSMPLAIRSTRFNQTALAIDAAIAGQGIALASRFLVEPDLAAGRLALATTAGMRGGLDFYVVSARKPRHTEQTTLVRTWLLAQRG; encoded by the coding sequence ATGATCGAGCCGCAGCAACGCCTGCCGTCGCTCAATGCGCTGCGCGCCTTCGAGGCGGCAGCGCGGCATCTCAATTTCCGTGCCGCGGCCGATGAGCTTGGTGTCACCCAGGGCGCGGTCGCCCAGCATGTCCGTGGCCTTGAGACCGAGTTACGCCTAAAGCTGTTCGAGCGCCAGCCGCGCCAGCTCGCCCTGACCAGCGCCGGCCGCAGCTATGCAACCCATGTCGCCCGCGCCTTCGCTTTGCTGGCCGAGGCGACCGACACCCTGCGCCCGCAGCCCTTGCGCCTGACGATCAGCGCGACGCCGAGCATCGCGGCCAAATGGCTGGTGCCGCGCCTGCCGAACTTCACCGCCGCCCATCCGCAGCTCGAACTCAACATCCTCGCCAGCGATGCGCTCGCCAATTTCCAGTCGGATGGCGTCGATATCGCCATCCGCCAGGGCCGCCCGCCCTTCGGTCCCGGCCTGACCGCCGATCTGCTGTTCGAGCACGAGATCGTCGCGATCTGCCAGCCTGCCCTGTGCCCCAGCGAGGACGAGTTGGCACGCCTGCCTCTGCTGCGCGACGGACACGATCTCTGGCCGGAGTTCTTCGAGCGCGCGCTCGGGCGATCCATGCCGCTGGCGATCCGCAGCACGCGCTTCAACCAGACCGCGCTCGCGATCGATGCCGCGATCGCCGGTCAGGGCATCGCGCTGGCCAGCCGTTTCCTGGTCGAGCCCGACCTTGCCGCCGGCCGCCTCGCCCTTGCGACGACAGCCGGCATGCGCGGCGGCCTCGACTTCTACGTGGTCAGCGCCCGCAAACCGCGGCACACCGAGCAAACCACACTGGTCAGGACATGGCTGCTCGCACAGCGCGGCTGA
- a CDS encoding SDR family oxidoreductase — MAGEKVAVVTAGGSGMGAAAAKRLAQDGFKVAILSSSGKGEALAKELGGFGVTGSNQSNDDLKRLVDETMARFGRIDVLVNSAGHGPRAPITEITDEQWHTGLDVYLMNVIRPTRLVAPVMAAQKSGAIVNISTAWAFEPAANFPTSAVFRAGLAAYTKLFADQYAAQNVRMNNVLPGWIDSLPATEERRAGVPMQRYGTSEEIAATIAFLASDGAGYITGQNLRVDGGLMRSL; from the coding sequence ATGGCAGGAGAAAAAGTCGCTGTTGTTACCGCTGGTGGCAGCGGCATGGGTGCGGCCGCGGCGAAGCGGCTGGCGCAGGATGGCTTCAAGGTCGCGATCCTGTCCTCCTCGGGCAAGGGTGAGGCGCTGGCCAAGGAGCTCGGCGGCTTCGGCGTCACCGGCTCGAACCAGTCGAACGACGACCTGAAGCGGCTGGTCGACGAGACGATGGCGCGCTTCGGCCGCATCGACGTGCTGGTCAACAGCGCCGGCCACGGCCCGCGCGCGCCCATCACCGAGATCACCGACGAGCAATGGCATACAGGGCTTGACGTCTACCTGATGAACGTGATCCGGCCGACCCGGCTGGTCGCGCCGGTGATGGCGGCGCAGAAATCAGGCGCGATCGTCAACATCTCGACTGCCTGGGCCTTCGAGCCGGCCGCCAATTTCCCGACCTCGGCGGTGTTCCGCGCCGGGCTCGCCGCCTACACCAAGCTCTTCGCCGATCAGTATGCGGCCCAGAACGTGCGCATGAACAATGTCCTGCCCGGCTGGATCGACTCGCTGCCGGCGACCGAGGAGCGGCGCGCCGGCGTGCCGATGCAGCGCTACGGAACCAGCGAGGAGATCGCCGCGACGATCGCCTTCCTCGCCTCGGATGGCGCCGGCTATATCACCGGCCAGAACCTGCGCGTCGATGGCGGCTTGATGCGCTCGCTGTAG